From Solwaraspora sp. WMMD1047, the proteins below share one genomic window:
- a CDS encoding glycosyltransferase family 39 protein, translating to MSAALVPAASDDLPPFARWPVLALGAAVGAVLLLTSGRYGYFGDELYFLAAGQRLSWGYADQPPLLPLLARAADELAGGSLLALRTPSMVLTVLGIVLTALIARELGGGRRAQVLAAAAFPTSGFLLSAGHLLYTATVDVFGWTLVTWLLVRWTRTRRDPLLVGVGAAVAVTLQAKYLIVALCVVAVGCLLAVGPRAALRRPALWLGAGLAAVSAVPGLIWQATNGWPQLRMGQVIAAESGESGRLFFLPGLLLTAGLLVGAVLLCYGQWRLLRADRLRDYRYLGWTTLLLAVVFLAAGGRPYYLAGVFPLLWAVAAVELQERRPARWWRWIPSRPVYALSMLFALNSLPVVPASWHSDNADLVTRGSLGWPELADTVAGAYRALPAEQQAGAVLVADNYWRASALEWFGPDRGLPPTYSANRGYAYFGAPPDDSGLVLFVGDDPGELREHFGSAQQVASVRSPGVTHTVWLCADRQRPWSQIWPTYRDL from the coding sequence GTGTCGGCCGCGCTGGTGCCGGCCGCGTCGGACGATCTGCCGCCGTTCGCCCGCTGGCCGGTGCTGGCGCTCGGTGCGGCGGTGGGGGCCGTGCTCCTGCTGACCAGCGGCCGGTACGGCTACTTCGGCGACGAGCTCTACTTTCTGGCCGCCGGGCAGCGGCTGAGCTGGGGGTACGCCGATCAGCCGCCGCTACTGCCGCTGCTGGCCCGGGCCGCCGACGAGCTGGCCGGCGGTTCGCTGCTCGCGTTGCGTACCCCGTCGATGGTCTTGACGGTGCTCGGCATCGTGCTGACCGCGCTCATCGCCCGGGAGTTGGGCGGCGGGCGGCGGGCCCAGGTGCTGGCGGCCGCGGCGTTTCCCACCTCGGGCTTTCTGCTGTCGGCCGGGCACCTGCTCTACACGGCCACCGTGGACGTCTTCGGTTGGACGCTTGTGACCTGGCTGCTGGTGCGCTGGACGCGGACCCGCCGGGATCCGCTGCTGGTCGGGGTGGGCGCGGCGGTCGCCGTCACCCTCCAGGCTAAGTACCTGATCGTCGCGCTCTGCGTGGTGGCGGTGGGTTGCCTGCTCGCGGTCGGTCCGCGGGCCGCGCTGCGCCGCCCGGCGCTCTGGCTGGGCGCCGGCCTGGCGGCGGTCTCGGCGGTGCCGGGCCTGATCTGGCAGGCCACCAACGGCTGGCCGCAGCTGCGGATGGGCCAGGTGATCGCCGCCGAGAGCGGCGAGAGCGGCCGGCTGTTCTTCCTGCCGGGCCTGCTGCTCACCGCCGGCCTACTGGTCGGCGCGGTACTACTCTGTTATGGACAGTGGCGGCTGCTGCGGGCCGACCGGCTGCGCGACTACCGCTATCTGGGCTGGACGACCCTGCTGCTCGCGGTCGTGTTTCTCGCCGCCGGCGGGCGGCCGTACTACCTGGCCGGCGTGTTCCCGCTGCTGTGGGCGGTGGCGGCGGTGGAGTTGCAGGAGCGGCGCCCGGCCCGCTGGTGGCGCTGGATCCCGAGCCGTCCGGTGTACGCGCTGTCCATGCTCTTCGCCCTCAACTCGTTGCCCGTGGTGCCGGCGAGCTGGCATTCCGACAACGCCGACCTGGTGACCCGGGGGAGTCTCGGCTGGCCGGAGCTGGCCGACACGGTGGCCGGCGCCTACCGGGCGCTCCCGGCCGAACAGCAGGCCGGCGCGGTGCTGGTCGCCGACAACTACTGGCGGGCCAGCGCGCTGGAATGGTTCGGCCCGGACCGCGGCCTACCCCCGACCTACAGCGCAAACCGGGGGTACGCCTACTTCGGCGCGCCCCCCGACGACTCCGGACTGGTGCTCTTCGTCGGGGACGACCCCGGCGAGCTGCGGGAGCACTTCGGCTCCGCTCAGCAGGTGGCGTCGGTGCGCAGCCCCGGCGTGACGCACACCGTCTGGCTCTGCGCCGACCGCCAGCGCCCGTGGTCGCAGATCTGGCCCACCTACCGCGACCTGTGA
- a CDS encoding IS4 family transposase, with translation MDALPRLGAGAAWQHIGLGVLSQSVPRELIDEAVAATGVTQRRVRLLPARVVVLFVLAMCLFSTDGYRQVWRLLVSGWPALARITPTTSAFSQARQRLGEAPLRYLFERVAGARGEPGMPGVFVAGRRVVAWDGTKLQTADSPANEAAFGRDAGGGGNTAGYPRLWLLTLIECGTHAVIGASFGREAEMVQARALLPLLREDMLLVADRNFHGYDLWRAAEATGAGLLWRMKSNRHLPVVRALPDGSWISVIKPPPGRRRGTEPVITVRVIEYTVTVATTNRHGVTACRTERYRLVTNLLCPQDITAGQLIDCYHQRWETENSYQNLKTHQRGSKVVLRSHDPTGVRQEMWAHLIVYQALRDLITTTAAEHHLDPDRLPFLTCLRLARRHVINTAITTSRDLTSALITVADELLDDQTGPRRSRSSPRAVKRPTSPYRGKKRTEPASTTATYTTNLTKPGPEST, from the coding sequence ATGGATGCGTTGCCGCGGCTTGGTGCGGGCGCCGCGTGGCAACACATCGGGCTGGGCGTGCTGTCACAGTCGGTGCCGCGAGAGCTCATCGATGAGGCGGTAGCGGCGACCGGAGTCACTCAGCGGCGGGTACGTCTGCTGCCGGCTCGGGTGGTGGTGTTGTTTGTGTTGGCGATGTGCCTGTTCAGTACGGACGGCTACCGGCAGGTGTGGCGGTTGCTGGTTTCGGGCTGGCCCGCGTTGGCCAGGATCACCCCTACCACCTCGGCGTTTTCTCAGGCCCGTCAGCGGTTGGGGGAGGCGCCTCTGAGATATCTGTTCGAGCGGGTGGCCGGGGCGCGGGGCGAGCCGGGCATGCCCGGCGTGTTCGTGGCCGGACGGCGGGTCGTGGCCTGGGACGGCACCAAGCTGCAGACGGCCGACAGTCCCGCCAATGAGGCCGCTTTTGGTCGTGATGCGGGTGGCGGTGGCAACACGGCGGGCTACCCACGGCTGTGGCTGTTGACGTTGATCGAGTGTGGCACGCATGCGGTCATCGGTGCGTCGTTCGGCCGCGAAGCGGAAATGGTCCAGGCCCGCGCCCTGCTTCCCCTGCTACGGGAAGACATGCTGCTCGTCGCTGACCGGAACTTTCACGGCTATGACCTGTGGCGGGCAGCGGAGGCCACCGGCGCAGGACTGCTCTGGCGGATGAAGTCCAACCGCCACCTGCCCGTGGTAAGGGCACTGCCAGATGGATCTTGGATATCAGTCATCAAACCCCCACCAGGGCGGCGGCGGGGCACCGAACCGGTCATCACCGTCCGGGTGATCGAGTACACCGTCACGGTCGCCACCACCAACCGACACGGCGTGACGGCATGCCGGACCGAGCGGTACCGGCTGGTCACCAACCTACTCTGCCCGCAGGACATCACCGCGGGACAGCTGATCGACTGCTACCACCAACGCTGGGAAACAGAGAACAGCTACCAGAACCTCAAGACCCACCAGCGAGGGTCGAAGGTCGTACTACGTTCCCACGATCCCACCGGTGTCCGGCAGGAGATGTGGGCTCATCTCATCGTCTACCAAGCGTTACGGGACCTGATCACCACGACCGCCGCCGAGCATCACCTCGACCCCGACCGACTACCGTTCCTGACCTGCCTACGCCTGGCACGTCGACACGTCATCAACACCGCGATCACCACCAGCCGGGACCTCACCAGCGCACTGATCACGGTCGCTGACGAACTCCTAGACGATCAGACCGGCCCACGCCGGTCACGCTCCAGCCCCCGAGCGGTCAAACGCCCTACCTCGCCCTACCGCGGCAAGAAACGAACCGAACCAGCATCAACCACAGCCACCTACACCACCAACCTCACCAAACCCGGCCCGGAAAGCACTTAA